cctctccctctctcgtggAGCGCGAGGCAACCCCCACCGGCGTTGGCGGCATGTGgggcgcggggcggcggcggcacgccTATCCTCCCTCCCTCGTCGCACAACCGGCAGATCCGGTTGGGGCGCGGGCACCCGCTCGCGTGCACCCtgcaacggcgacggcggcgtggtGGCCCGAGGCGGCCATCAGCTCGCGCATGGATCCTATAGATCCGGCAGGCGTGGATCATTCAATGGCGGCATAGATCCGACCTCAATCCGCtcttctctccctcgctctccatCTCTCCTCGctcctctctccctcactctctctttCTCCCAGGGCTGAGGATCCAGCGGCGTCATGGAGGTGCATGCTCTGGATCCAGCATGGAGGAGGCCGGCCACGCCCGGATCTGGTGAGGAGGAGGTTGGATGCGCCTGGATCTAGCGACGGCGCAGGTCTGGATCCACAGCGGAGGTCGGCGGGGCCAGATCCAACTACTGGGCTGGGAACGGGCTGCCGACAAGCTCGGGAACAGGCTCGCTGGTGGGCTCGTGGATATTTTTTTAATCAATTAATCGAGGCGGGTATTCTAAAGCACCCGCAtccgttaatcgattaaccgaggcgggcaaagaaACCGCCTCCGTAGTTCCTCTATTAACGgtgacctttgattggaggcggttgcaatgcccgcctccattaagatttctgtagtagtgaactACTACTGTAAACTTAACCGAAGCGGGCATCACAACCGCCTCGGAccaaaggtcacggtaaatcaaATCTTTCCCGAGGTGGTTgaaatgcccgcctcggtaaatcaaataaaaaaacagaACAAGGAAAGCCCGTCCACCGAGCCCGGGCCAAGATTTGGGCCTGCTGGGCCCCTGACGCGCcgtcaccaccgccgccgttctTGCATGGGCCCACCGACGGATTAGGTAATGCAGGCCCACCGGTGGATCAGGAGGAGCGCCGCTGTCGGATCCGGTCACTCCACCACAGGATCCGCAACCaggaggagcaccgccgccggATCCGGCCGCTCTACTGCCGGATCTGCCACTAGGAGCAGCAACGCCACCGGATCCACCACCAGGAGGAGCGCCGCCACTGGATCCGCTACCaggaggagcgccaccgccggatCCAACCGCTCCACCGCCGGATCCGCCAccaggaggagcgccgccgccataTCTGGCCGCTCCACCTCCGGATCCGCCACCAGGAGGAACACCCGCCATCGAAAATGGAGGTATTTTCGGGCCGCCTCCATTAATAGATTTTAGGAGGCGGTTATTTTTCAACCACCTCGGTAAATCGATTTTGCGAGGCGGTTGattgtgaccgcctcggttaataaaaatgactgcctcggttaatgcctggTTCAAATGCCCGCCCACCTCTGAGCCTCTTTGCCAAACGCCTCGGTTAAGTTTTATTGTAGTAGTGAACACAACCGCCTCTGTGCAATGGTCTGTGTTAGTGCAGACCTATGGAGGTAATTGCTTTGCCCACCTCAGTTAATCTATTAACTGAGGAGGGCGCCTTAGAACGCCCACCGCGGTTAATAGATAAAAAAATCCATGAGCCGCCGGCAAGCCCGTTCGCAGCCCACTAGCTGGATCTAGGCCCGCCATCGACCTCACACCCAACTGTTATTGTGCACGCACACCCAACTTCTTATATAGGGTGCCTGTTGATGAATACTACATGGACCCTAGTATCCTCACTGAAGCCATAACCGACCCACAGAACAGGGTTGGGCTGAGTTGATCTGTGGAGGGAGGATCTAATCCGGGGTATCTCATAGACTTGGTAGACATGACAAAGATAGATGTGCATGTAAACCGACTAGAAAATCAATTCATAAACCGATAAGACTATGACTCTGTCATTCAGAACACATAAGAAGAGGTAGCGATCTCCTTGATTAGTACTTAGACAAATCTTATCTCTCCTACTCGACATCGACCCTAGCATTCAGCACACATCAATACATACACCCACATACATTGGACATAGGGCATCCGCATGAAGCAGTATAAATCTCTATTTCGCATGTGCTACTCCTTTGATCAACTATGTGGGATACATCATAATATTTGTTTGTGATAAAAAACATTGATAGTTAGCATGAGGATTGTCATGCACATATTCATTTTACATAGATCATATGGGTTTTCTTCACTTGTGGGATCATCAACCTCACTTTAGGTCATAGCATCACTTTAACAAAGATAGACTTCGCTGCCAACTCCTTATATGTGGATTGGTAGTTCTCTTTCTCTTTCCTGCCATTGTTGAGGTTGTGGAAGAAGCAAATGTCCATGGTGCGGTGCAAGACCTTGATGCTATTGTCGAATTAATGGCCTCTGCATGCTCGATGATGAAAGGCTATTGTTGCTTCCCCACACTTCCTTATCAAGTATCAACTCGCCATAGCTATCACTGACCCTGTGGTAGGTATTTATGTCCTTTATGTATTTCTTGGATGTGTCGTCAATGATTTCCATTAGGAAAAAAGGTGAATATGATAGGAACCCTAATTATTTGTTGTTGATCTTATATTGATTGCATTGACTATCACGGGGTATTTATAGGCACATATAAGAAGGAGAGACTTGGAGTACAAGACAAGTTGTACTAGGACAAATCCTATTCTATCTCTTGGATTCCATCATTAACCTAGAGTTTGTTTCCATATCCAAATATCTATAGCCATAAATTTGTTTTCTTCTAACATGCCCATCAGTTGTAGCAGGAGTGAAGTCGATGAATGCAACTGGATTTGAAGTCTTGTGCTTCCACTATATTCTCCGCTTCTCTATCATCAACTGCGTCTTTGATTGATGGACTAACACCTACACTACTGGATtcgggcactttgccgagtgcctaatgcactcggcaaaggctactttgccctcagcaaagcctttgccgagtgcagcactcggcaaagagcctccggtaaaaaatccgtcggcaaagaattctttgccgagtgccttttatcaggcactcggcaaagtccttgccgagtgcaatctcggcactcggcaaagaaaagtgaccgtcacggcgccggttccgttagcacatgctttgccgagtgccatgtcagaggcgcttggcaaagatttttttaattttttttcaaaatttctttgccgagcgccctgccggggaggcactcggcaaagattttttttatataatttctttgctgagtgccctgccaggtcgacactcggcaaagatttttttaaaaaaaaatctttgccgagtgccctggccctggcactcggcaaagctaggaattCTGCAAATGCAGaattcccagttttgccgagtgccagggtcagggcactcggcaaagaggctaattttttttgattctatattcacaaacacagcatataagagatatatataacatctgtgacatcacaaacacaatatagcatatatatatcacatccatctcatcacaaaggcaataccacatatatatcacatgtcgaccacacaatatctcacatacacgacatcacaagcataataggtccaatatccattgaaacaagtcgatagtcaatcacagtgcatcacatgtccatcaagcggtgaaaaagagatacaaactacaggtggggaggaaactgagtgcctggtgaaggaaaaGTGCCGTCGCCTGCTTACGCCTGagatgggttattcgaacccgccgacggaggctgcataaaggacaagagattgcatctgttagagtggtcatctaatgaaagcactagtcaaagcaatttggtttcatactcaTAGGACTAACTATAACTGGCGGCAGCGGTGGAGCGAACTGCGGCACAGCTACACCGTGCATTTGCCCAAAGTTCTACAGGAACGTTGTAATCTCCGCTAGCTGCTTGGCCTGcctttcccgctcggcccgctcggcctgtctttcccgctcggcctGGTCGGTCCTCACCGCTaggtcccgcagctcctgagccatcctctcattctcggcctgcaacatttcaatcgaatgtttcagtaatgcaaaggtaactaagttatttaaagatcaatgtacgaagagttaaacgggactaacctggagtgcgtcgacccgctgctgtgaaggggacgaccgttggcgtatggccgggcctccgctcggggtctgtgctcggatctaggagagggagggaatctcgctgggctcgagggtgccatctccaatccagtaccgcccatacggtcgcagatatgcaaagatctgcatacctccaaagatatctctttcgaacgggagacgcctaactgggctacaccgatctacgacgACAGACAAGCGGAAAAAGAGgtgatttatacctagggtgtcggtgaagtcaggctagcggggcagtggcgattCGACATAGTGGCGAGGCAacgcagtgcaggcagacccgcgacGCCGACGAAGATGATCGGGGACCTCTGAGTCACctccgacaggtcctgctctgcaaaagaagaaacacgacactataagttcaaaatttcggcagcacctccccagcacggggaggtttccaaaacctgcaaaaaacaacgacacaaaggccgacaatcacaaacggcacgaaggccgataagcacagcggcacgaaggccgacatcacaACGGCACAAAGGCCAACAAGCGGAGAAAGGGTGGATATACCTTGCCCACGCTCGTAGGTGGTTCGGTGATGGTAGGGGCGTCGGTGGGACGGGCAcgcggagaagacggccgaggcacctcctcctcccctccacctcggcttcctccccctctccccctctccccttctcctccaccttcctctcctcctcctccttcttcctttttcttatctttttccttctccttcttcttccttttccttctctttctttctcctcttttttcttccttcttcttccttctcctcccttcttcttcttactgctgcttcctcctccttcttccaagcCGGCGGCAAGACCAGGGGAGCATGGGGGCGTGTGGGGCCGGCACGTGCAGGGGAGGACGGCCGCGCGCGCCGGCGGTGGCAGCacgcgcggacggcggcggcgggccgcGCTGACGGCGCCAGCGCGCGCCTGGGAGCCACGCGGCCGGGCTGGGGGGTGCTCGGGGGCGGGGGATGCAGGGGGTGGAGGTGGCGCGCGTGTGTGCGAGTTTCGCGTGTGGGCGGCGCGTgcgtgggcgggcgggcggcgttgGCGGGTCGGGGATGCGCGGCGGATCGAGGGTGGCGGCGGCGCGTGTGTGTGCAAGCTGCACGGGCGGGCGGTGCTGCCGGGCGGCGCTGGGGCGAGCGGGCGGGGgcggcgtgggcgggcgggcgggcggcggcgctggcgggcCGGGGATGCGCGGCAGAGCGGTGGCGGCGCTGTGGCGGCGACGGGCGTCGGGACcgagcgggcgggcgggcgcaaGGGAGAAGATAGGGTTCTCGGGTGTGGGGGGGATTTTGGGCCGGCGGCCCATTTTctattgggcctttgccgagtgctccagaAAGGGACACTcgccaaagaatttttttttaaattctttgccgagtggcacgtgccctggcactcggtaaaggcttctttgccgagtgccaagggtgGCACTaggcaaattaattttttttttgtttttttggccccatattttttgtggggccttgctacagtaatacatctccatttcaaattttgggacaattttgagttttttactatatttcattaattatttttttcgttgaattttttgaatattccaaatttgaactacaggtacatggaataatcgattttggtcattcaaaaaatgatattcatgatatttagcgtatgttgaggccgtatctaagaactcacatgaaattacgagcatcttgttgtcgtaacatgacgaggtacttgcggggaaagtgtatttaaattatataaaatccaaacaaagtccaaaaatcacgaaacttgtcgaggtgtcttgttatcacatgcggaggctgtggtaaaaaattgcgaaagtttcgag
This sequence is a window from Miscanthus floridulus cultivar M001 chromosome 10, ASM1932011v1, whole genome shotgun sequence. Protein-coding genes within it:
- the LOC136489682 gene encoding vegetative cell wall protein gp1-like, with amino-acid sequence MGRRPKIPPTPENPIFSLAPARPLGPDARRRHSAATALPRIPGPPAPPPARPPTPPPPARPSAARQHRPPVQLAHTRAAATLDPPRIPDPPTPPARPRTRRPHAKLAHTRATSTPCIPRPRAPPSPAAWLPGARWRRQRGPPPPSARAATAGARGRPPLHVPAPHAPMLPWSCRRLGRRRRKQQ